The sequence AAGGAATTACAATATGGCATCTTGGTTTGAAACCTGATCCTTATGGAAGGCTCTCCACAGAGAAAGTTGCATTGCTTTCTGGTCATGAAGGCGAGGTATTGCCAACCACAATATAGTTTTATAAATCTGAAAAGTGTAACAGATCCATAAAGAAACATTTTTTATAAGATTGTCCAAGGAGTGCattcattttgttttgatatttcAAGGAAGGGTCGTCGCTTATTTCATATCATGTCTTCACTTTTTATGATCAGGTATGGCAGATGGAATGGGACATGAGTGGAATGACATTGGTAACCACCGGATATGATGGAGTGGTGAGGTTGTGGCAGTCTAACTTGAATGCTGCTTGGCATGAACAGGCTGCATTTGAAGCTACCACTTAACCCCTTGCACTAAGGTAACAGAATTTCAATTGTGGCCTATTTTAGCCCACTTGTTTGTAGAAATAACAGTTTTGAAGCACTGGAGGAGCAAGTTGAACTCTCAAACTGAACACTTATATGTTGAAGTAGTTCATAGTTGTATATTCATATTGGAATCTTTTTGGTGGATTCTCAATGTTTTATGATTCTTTTCATGCTTTGTTACATAAGGTGGTAAAGCCAATTGATATGCTTTGTTACATAAGCAACCATAAGGTGGTCACAGTCATCCGCGTGAATGGATTTATcagcaaaaaaaatcaaaaaaaaaaaaggtcatccGCGTGCATGGTCAAAAAAACTACCGCTTAAGAATCTAATGAACGTTTCCCACTGAATTGTTTGGAAGGGAAAGTATGAAAGTCAAAAGAAACGAACCTCCATATAGTTTTCCAAAATTTGGTTATAGAATAATACCTCGCAGGGTTTCTATTtgtctttgttctttttatcttaATATATTAACCTTCATCTTCCTTGCATTTTATATCACTCCCTATTTTCTTCCTTACatgaaattgaaaacaaaagtttTACCAGGTATGTTCTGCTCTCAacctatatatgtaaaatatgatCTGAGTCTGAGCCCACCTGGGCTTaagttttagatttttaatatagaTCTGATCCTAAGCCTGATCCATTCGGCTATTCATTATGCCAGTTTGAAGCCCTATTTGAAATCCAAACCTGATTAGCAAGtcctatataaatttataatttttttttatatatttttttaaatataatataaatttttattatatgttaaattgtacttatttattgtttactataagatatgataatttattaagAGTAATTCTGGATTAAccatatttattaatcaaatatttggTATCCAATGACTTTACATTATTCATTGGCTTTACTTTCataaattaaagatatttattaatatatcaactattaataaaacaactatataatttgatataaaaaaaattgtcaataaaTTTGTTGATTATAAAAGTGTCCATTTattaagctcttttttttttaattattacaaaaatattttttaagcaaaagaaaaatatttttgaatgaaattttttaatactataaaaaaaataaaaattaaattttagattttaaatttcgGCCTAAGCTTCAATTTCAAGTTTGGACTTGAAGCCCAATTCGATATTCAACAAGCCAGGTAGCTATCCGGGTTTTAAATTTGACATATTGGTCTGGTCAGCCCGATTCATATTCTGTCTCCAGTTCTAAAAAAGCTCATCCCAAACCCGCTTGGATCCGAAATTTTAGATTTGAACAAGACTGAGCAGGTTTGTCCTTTTCTGTTTGCCTAATTCAATGTTAGATACTGAATACATTGATAGTACCAATAGCATGTGTTTATCTTTATTGTATAAATTTGGTTAATCAAAAGCGGTGACAAATGGTTATGCCCACAAATGAACAAGGTTCCTTTTACTCTGGTAATTATGCCAAATCTTCTTTCCAATTCGTTTGGAAATCTTCCACTCCTTACCAGTAAGATTTTTAGAAAGTGCTCaactttcttatttatttttatttttcacaaatCCCAATGGCATTTACAAgctttgtatattattattttcaaagagAAAAACAGAGTACCAAACAGTATGTGTAGTAATGAGGCCTGTATGCCAGAGAAAATGACAACTAACTAAACCTCTTTCTACCAATGGCTGAACAACACGTGGTAAGTATGTTGAACAAACTCctttaacagaaaaacaaactaCTTCTTACGTGGATTATCAATCAGACACATATAACATGGCACTGATGCAGAAATATAatgattgatattttttttctctaatgcctgtgtgtttctctctctctgttttctatAAATAGCGGCCTTGGAATTTAACCAGCACCTCCAATtgagaaatataataaattacatatataatggAAAAGACCAAAGAAAACCATAGAGTTTGTGTAACTGGGGCTTCTGGACTTATTGGTTCTTGGCTGGTTAAAAGGCTTCTGGAGAAGGGtcatactgttcatgccactcTGAGGAACTTGGGTTGATTTCCCTCcccccctctctttctctctctctctctctgctcctatatatataatatatataaatacaggtATACATAACATTATGTTTACAATCCTCTTACGGTTTCTAACCTGTTGTCACAGAGGATGAATCGAAAGTAGGTCTTCTGAAGTCTCTGCCTCACGCAGACACCAAGTTATCGCTATTCCAAGCTGATATATACAATCCCATGGATTTTGATCCCGCAATTAAAGGGTGCGAATTTGTTTTCCATGTGGCCACTCCCATGCTACACAACTCTCAAAGCTCTCTGGTCAGTCCATCTTAATCATCAATTAAGCTGCTCAGCTACTTTAGTGTGTATTATCTTAATTTCTTTATGTATGGAGTTCTTAATTAGATCAAATTAATTTGGTCAAAATGATTAACACATTTCCAAGATCTTAAAAAACTTGCAGTACAAGGACACAGCCGAAGCTGCCATAGCTGGGGTTAGAAGCATTGCTGATTCTTGCATTCGATGGCAGACCGTCAAGCGACTCATCTACACCGCCAGCTGCATGTCGGCATCGCCAGTCACAAATGATGGGGTTGGAACGAAGTCCTGTGTTGATGAATCCTGTTGGACACCACTTAATGTTTCATTTACTTATTTCAACGATTTTCTTTTGGTaactaaatttcatatttgaaattttttagttttgttttctcttattcAACATGTGACTTCtcataatgtaaaaaaaaaaaaaaaaaaaaaagaaaagaaaagaaaaaagaacgaaTGTGAGCAGGTGTTTATGTAGTTTCTGAAAATGCAAAGTTATTTTTGCAAAACTGGTAGTATATAGAGAATTATTTGgaataaattttcctttttatatggGAAAGTGATGGTATTGTTTCTGGATGTTTTTGAAGGGATATACAAGATCAAAGACATTGGCAGAGAAAGAAATTTTGAGCTACAATGAAGTTGATAATGGTAAACTAGAGGTGGTAACAATTCCTTGTGGTGTTGTTGGGGGAGATCAAACTCTTCTTCCCTATCTTAATATAACTGTGGAAACACTTTTGTCACAACTCAGTGGGAATTTATGCGGTTACAATTCATTAAAATGTGTGCAAGAAATTACAGGTTCAATTCCTCTTGTACACCTTGAAGATGTTTGTGAAGCACATATCTTCTGCATGGAACAACCTTCATTGAGAGGCAGATATTTCTGTTCAGTGGTCAATCCGACTCTCAAAGAAATTGCTCTTTACATCCAAGAAAACTACCCGGAATACAAGATTGCTGAAGAGTAAGAATACGATAATGATTTTggtattgattatttttatgaaaaattttcataaaattaaattactgtATATCTTTTTAGGTTAATGGGAGGAGCAGAGAAAGGAATTGTACATGATTTCACCAAGTTGACCAAGATGGGTTTTGTATATAAAAATGGTATGGAGAAGATACTGGATGACTGCATAAGATACGGAAAACGATTTGGAGCTCTCTAAGACCACTATTCCAATGTAAGGGAATcctaaagataattatttatatgtgGCAAACTGCCGTACGTTTTCTCTTTTCAATATGTAATCCCTTCTCTCTCGTTGATCGCAACCACCTGTTCTACttgaaaaatctttttatttttatttgatcacACCCACACCATGTGATTGTTTTAATGACGCCATGTGATTCTGCCTTACGTGTAATTTGGGTACACTTCACgtgtatatatgtacaaaatAGAGAAAACTAgactaatttttttgaaaatactaATATATTCTCGTAAAATTAGCATAATATAAACTACCATAATATAAAGTAAGATGCTATATAatactattttatatattattttttaaatcaaatagttatctaaaaaagtttatttttccatattaaatttttatagtaaaaaattgttatatagttagatatatttaataaataatagtcAAATTAACAATGATCACACTTTAATCATCATTGATgataaattgtaaaataatttatcaaaaataattatatgtaaaGCATATCAAGATAGAGGAGGTAAGAAAAATATACAAGCGCTCACATTTTGttattcaaatttgaaaaacttgTAAGTTTCGGATTCAAAAGTTTCCATTTATCCccaataacaaaataacaagcTCCTTGCAACACAGAGAAGGAAAAAgctcattgtttttatttatttatttattttttgtggatggaagaataaaaacataaacCGATGAAGGTCTTTACCAAATAGACCATGATAtcatttttggtgaataaatagAGTTATAGACCATGATATTTAACGTTAAAAAATAGACCATGATATTTCTACAGGGATTCCAATCAACCCAAACCACGTTTTTCCCTCAAAATCATACAAATTGTGAGGTCCTGATCATCTTCTCATTTTGACTTTTGATGAAAAAACGAAACCGCATAGCCATGTCTTCCACCCGCATCCTTGTCAACAATTCCTCCTCCATTTCCTACTCGACAAATAAGATTTTGCAATGTTGCACTAAACCTTTTAATGCTTAATGGACGTTTACTTTGGCTTTATATGATGTAGTGTATGCCTCTACGTCTCCTTTTCAAAAGAGTGCTTCTCGAAGAAGCTACTCATCATCAACTTTGATTAAAAGTGTTTTACGAGGCTTAAAAAacctttttgaaaaatatccaattaatttcaaaagtaGATTTTAAGTTTACTTTTAGCTTTGTAGAAATTACACCAAAAAAGACGTTTGATAGCCATCAATAGCTTCCCCTCTAGATGATGATAACTTTTATCGTCAACCCATGcataaaatattccaaaaaaaatataaaaattcacaaatattcAAAGTCCTctgtcaaattttaaaaaacatgtTGCAATTTTACTCTATTTCAATTGTTAACACTATGTTTGGATTGGAAGACGGAAAGAAAAAGTAAGGATAAATTtatgaggaaagaaaaaaatatatatttataataattgtttgtttggatgattattaatgagaaagggaaaaaaaaataaaaaataattaatatagtttatattttcacaaaaatattcataaaatatctcaattaattagtttttaattaataaagataatattgaaatattaaaaagtttcattaattttttttttcccccttccttCTGTCAAATTTGAATAGAAAactaaatgattaaaataaatataatttattcccTTCTTTTCCTTCCTTATCCTTTCCATTCCTCTCATTGTAACAATTTAAAGGAAAGAATTaaatcttttcctttcctttccttcctactctctcactcCAAACATAGTGTAAGATTCGAAATAGTACAAAACCACCAccgttataaaaaaaaaaaaaaaaaaaaaattacagtacTCTTATGGAAGTCAGAGGTCACACAACCAAATGAATTCCACGACATAGCTAGTTTTTTGGAACAGTAGGATcaaatttgacccaaaaaaaaaaaaaaaaaaacttttccttTGAAATTGGGGCTTGAAGCTTTGTTTGCACAGATCTTCATAAGCACAAATTATTTTCAGTTAGTAgttattttctttccttcccttctaATCAATATCTTTTAATGATGTTCTATCTATCATTCCTTTTAGTAGAGGCccggaataaaaaaatttccatcgTTAATGTCAATTATGGTTAACTTTTTTCTTCATTGGAGATACATTGACGAAATTACTTAACCTAGTTGAGAAGAGGGATTGAGGAATTGGAATAGGAAGACATGGAAACGGCACGAATCTTGGTATGGTAACCCAGATCGAATTCCAAAGAAGATTGATTCAAGATGAGAGAAGAAACGCTTTTGAGATCATCGTTAGTGAAAATAACATCTGTTAGGGTGTTAAAAAGATGAGACTAATGTGGCaactttttattaatgaaataaagaaagggACAGTGATTGGAGAAAGAGGATCTCAGTCCCAATTTCTTAAACAATCGTATAGTCttttgcacacacacacacacccacacaaaataataaaaaaagacgaAGAAAACTTAAAATGGTCCAGTTAGTGCATTAATCATATATTGGATTATTATCATTGCGGGTGCATAAACTACATCACAATTTACAAACTGgtcccctttttctttttttctttttttttttttttttccttgagaaATTCATATCCACACTCAAATTTACTTATTACCATTTGTCCCTATGCTCATCTCCGTCATTTTTGACCCATAGGAAACTTGTATTTCTCATTCACAAGTCTATATTTGTTTATGCTATTAACTCTCAGTTTAGTCCTACTGGttcattttgttattaaaaaatggAGGAGGAATCTCAGTACCAAATGCTTGGCGATCCCTAGAAGGCTTTATTACTTTTGAGGATaaagtaatatatatggttctttattttcttcaattggaTATTTAAAT comes from Ziziphus jujuba cultivar Dongzao chromosome 6, ASM3175591v1 and encodes:
- the LOC107430003 gene encoding NADPH HC-toxin reductase 1-like isoform X1, whose protein sequence is MEKTKENHRVCVTGASGLIGSWLVKRLLEKGHTVHATLRNLEDESKVGLLKSLPHADTKLSLFQADIYNPMDFDPAIKGCEFVFHVATPMLHNSQSSLILKNLQYKDTAEAAIAGVRSIADSCIRWQTVKRLIYTASCMSASPVTNDGVGTKSCVDESCWTPLNVSFTYFNDFLLGYTRSKTLAEKEILSYNEVDNGKLEVVTIPCGVVGGDQTLLPYLNITVETLLSQLSGNLCGYNSLKCVQEITGSIPLVHLEDVCEAHIFCMEQPSLRGRYFCSVVNPTLKEIALYIQENYPEYKIAEELMGGAEKGIVHDFTKLTKMGFVYKNGMEKILDDCIRYGKRFGAL
- the LOC107430003 gene encoding NADPH HC-toxin reductase 1-like isoform X2; its protein translation is MEKTKENHRVCVTGASGLIGSWLVKRLLEKGHTVHATLRNLEDESKVGLLKSLPHADTKLSLFQADIYNPMDFDPAIKGCEFVFHVATPMLHNSQSSLYKDTAEAAIAGVRSIADSCIRWQTVKRLIYTASCMSASPVTNDGVGTKSCVDESCWTPLNVSFTYFNDFLLGYTRSKTLAEKEILSYNEVDNGKLEVVTIPCGVVGGDQTLLPYLNITVETLLSQLSGNLCGYNSLKCVQEITGSIPLVHLEDVCEAHIFCMEQPSLRGRYFCSVVNPTLKEIALYIQENYPEYKIAEELMGGAEKGIVHDFTKLTKMGFVYKNGMEKILDDCIRYGKRFGAL